In the genome of Tissierella sp., the window CTTTTAATTTTGGTACATCATCTAGTATAATATCCTCTGTCCCAAGTAAAGAAGCAGCTAGTATTGGAAGTGCTGAATTTTTTGCACCTGATATCCTTACTCTTCCTTTCAATGGAGGGCTTTTTTCCACCATTATTTTTTCCAAAAACATCTCCTCCTACTTTAATATCCTGTGGTAATAATAGGTGTTCCAATCCATATATAAGTCTTGTCTTCAAATTCATTGTACCTGATTGCCAAATTCAGATTAATCTTCTTTTCACCAGAAAATATAGAACTCTCAATTAGAGGTGTAAAGGCTGTATAGCTTGATATTGATGAATCAAAGTATTCTTCAACTACTTTCCCCTTTACCTCTCTCATGGCATAACTAACATTCTTCTTTAAGTCTTCTTCTTTTAATTTTCCATCAATTGTGCCAATAATGCAAGTAGTTATTTCTACAGGTTTGCTGAATTTCTTAAAAATACCTTCAGTCCTTTCTATTATACCACTAATATTAAAATATTTCCCGCTTTTTATAAAATTAATAAATAGAGTTGTTTCCCCCTTCTTAGAGTCTGAGTCAAAATATGAGGATATCATTACAGTTACTGAATTTCCTTTACTATCTAT includes:
- a CDS encoding YwmB family TATA-box binding protein; this encodes MKKNFKKIILFAIIISLLIPALTMAGKKHTESDVLSLMLKELNGQFLEGDLNMGGIILDEFISKDAVESMGGEIKTKMGIMGEEFNVNMDNTDVDKEYYSKESIYEENFNHLAIHGIDSKGNSVTVMISSYFDSDSKKGETTLFINFIKSGKYFNISGIIERTEGIFKKFSKPVEITTCIIGTIDGKLKEEDLKKNVSYAMREVKGKVVEEYFDSSISSYTAFTPLIESSIFSGEKKINLNLAIRYNEFEDKTYIWIGTPIITTGY